In one window of Opitutus sp. GAS368 DNA:
- a CDS encoding S9 family peptidase has translation MHTPLKCLRLLPRFFAVSVAILLTGLGRGADKAPALPLEAFFAEPDMRSVQLSPDGKYLAFLTTLGTGKVGIALMDLATGKMEPLVSAKDENIKQYFWKGSDYIVYSGDLGGNESPAYRSISINKRKVVELSESYRERYSDMANQARVIDTLRFDPFHILIEGNKSIGSYNFRYWLVDIRTGERRSVDTGGYAVDAGNYVADNNGIMRARERFSGDKILFEIRPTPDALFTKAAEFPINDPLWEFLQFAADNETLYLISKEHSDTGSLRALNVRTGQLSPPLFNSPQGEIDRIITSWDYTKLYGVMYSTEKTHYHFFDSHWATLKARVDAALPKTENYIASTSQDEKLLLIIATSDCDPGTYYVLDLARGRLGAVGKVNHQIDPDKMRPMEPIVFTARDGLTLHGYLTRPANANSHPVPLIINPHGGPYGPRDYWGYDGEVQFLANRGYAVLQINYRGSGGYGTAFENAGKREWGGKMQDDLTDGVKWAISQRITDAGHVAIYGGSYGGYAALAGATFTPDLYRCAVNYVGVSDLTIITSWSRSRFGRGSDLYAKEWIGDDAQYKHDHSPVNFVDRIKIPVLNAYGFNDPRVDIDHWKRLEPKFKQYGKTYEIIIEDNEGHGFRNEAARTNFYRRMETFLAKYMDANDPSVRLAPVQAQEMPAKEKSN, from the coding sequence ATGCACACCCCACTGAAATGCCTGCGTTTGCTGCCCCGTTTTTTTGCCGTGAGTGTCGCGATCCTGCTGACCGGCCTTGGCCGGGGCGCCGACAAAGCACCGGCTCTTCCACTTGAAGCTTTTTTCGCCGAGCCTGACATGCGCTCCGTCCAGCTATCGCCGGATGGCAAATACCTCGCGTTTCTTACCACCCTGGGCACCGGCAAGGTCGGTATCGCCCTCATGGATCTGGCCACCGGCAAAATGGAACCCCTCGTCTCAGCCAAAGATGAAAACATTAAGCAATATTTCTGGAAGGGCAGCGACTACATCGTTTATTCCGGCGATCTCGGCGGCAATGAGTCCCCTGCTTATCGCTCCATCAGCATCAACAAGCGCAAAGTAGTGGAGCTTTCCGAGTCCTATCGTGAACGCTACTCGGACATGGCCAATCAAGCGCGTGTGATAGATACGCTCCGATTCGACCCGTTTCACATACTAATCGAAGGGAATAAGAGCATCGGCAGTTATAATTTCCGCTATTGGCTCGTGGATATTCGCACCGGCGAGCGTCGGTCGGTCGACACCGGCGGATATGCCGTGGATGCGGGCAATTATGTGGCGGACAACAATGGCATCATGCGGGCCCGCGAACGTTTCAGCGGGGATAAGATCCTGTTCGAAATTCGCCCGACTCCCGATGCCCTCTTCACGAAAGCGGCTGAATTTCCCATCAACGATCCACTGTGGGAATTCCTCCAATTCGCCGCCGACAATGAAACGCTTTACCTTATCAGCAAAGAGCACTCCGACACCGGAAGCCTCCGCGCATTAAACGTCCGCACCGGTCAACTCAGCCCGCCACTGTTCAACTCTCCGCAGGGTGAAATCGACCGTATCATCACGTCTTGGGATTACACCAAGCTGTATGGGGTCATGTATTCGACGGAGAAAACCCATTATCATTTCTTCGACAGCCATTGGGCGACGCTCAAAGCCCGGGTCGACGCCGCCTTACCGAAAACAGAGAATTACATCGCCAGCACCTCTCAGGATGAGAAATTGCTGCTGATAATTGCTACAAGCGATTGCGATCCCGGCACTTATTACGTGCTCGATTTGGCCCGCGGTCGCCTCGGCGCCGTCGGCAAGGTTAACCACCAGATCGATCCGGACAAGATGCGGCCAATGGAGCCCATCGTTTTTACGGCCCGCGACGGACTGACGCTACACGGCTATCTAACCCGTCCCGCGAATGCCAATTCCCACCCGGTGCCGCTGATCATAAATCCCCACGGCGGGCCTTATGGTCCCCGTGATTATTGGGGTTATGATGGCGAGGTGCAGTTTCTCGCCAACCGCGGCTACGCCGTGCTCCAGATCAACTATCGCGGCTCTGGTGGTTACGGGACTGCATTTGAAAATGCCGGCAAACGGGAATGGGGCGGAAAGATGCAGGACGATCTTACCGACGGCGTAAAATGGGCGATCAGCCAGCGCATCACCGATGCCGGACACGTCGCCATTTATGGCGGCAGCTATGGTGGTTACGCCGCGTTGGCCGGGGCGACGTTCACCCCCGACTTATATCGCTGCGCCGTTAACTATGTCGGCGTATCCGATCTAACCATCATCACTAGCTGGAGTCGCAGCCGCTTTGGTCGCGGTTCCGACCTCTATGCCAAGGAATGGATCGGTGATGATGCCCAATACAAACATGATCATTCGCCGGTCAATTTCGTCGATCGCATCAAGATCCCCGTGCTTAACGCCTATGGGTTCAACGACCCCCGGGTCGACATAGACCATTGGAAACGGCTCGAGCCGAAGTTCAAGCAATACGGCAAAACCTACGAAATTATCATCGAGGACAATGAAGGCCACGGATTCAGAAATGAGGCGGCGCGGACCAATTTCTACCGGCGAATGGAAACATTCCTCGCGAAATACATGGACGCGAACGATCCTTCCGTCCGGCTCGCGCCCGTGCAGGCCCAGGAAATGCCGGCCAAGGAAAAATCTAACTGA
- a CDS encoding tetratricopeptide repeat protein, whose amino-acid sequence MIALAIIAAYWNSLSGPFVFDDLPAIVDNPTIRHLARLGDVLRPPNDGCAVTGRPLLNLTFALNYAWGGTDPRGYHISNLLIHLLAGLTLFGLVRRTLLKPVFHGRFSDSATLLAATTALLWAVHPLQTESVTLVVQRSESLMGLCYLAALYFFSRAMDATAAPKGWLLLTVACCALGMACKEVMATAPFMVLLYDRTFVAGTFREALQRRRPFYIGLFAAWLPLFWLVAGGGGTRGAGAGLGLGVSWWSYALKQCEAVVLYLRLSCWPHPLILDYGVDVVNTIRPVAPQALTLLFLIAGTLVALRRRPALGFLGAWFFVILMPSSSIVPLIGQTVAEHRMYLPLAAVVAAVVLGLFGLLGKGSFGVFAVLVLACGGLTVQRNEDYRDAVTLWRDTALKQRDNYRAHYNLAVELARMPGGHAEAISEYEKSLQLQPSYAEAHNNLAIELARFPGREDEALRHYQTALQLRPDFADAHYNLAIELGKRPDGAAEAITHYETALRLRPGYAEAHNNLAVELAKIPGRLPLVIEHYKAALQAQPDYPEAHHGLANALAMSPERLPEAVAHYEMALRLRPDYVEAHYSLAAVLAQLPGRTSEAIAHYESVLRLRPDHFYAHYNLANELAKLPPRLPEAIAHYETAVRLKPDFLEARNNLAGAYYRSGRLDDAIQQLTVVLQLNPGNRNAQRNLEMMRRLLQQP is encoded by the coding sequence ATGATCGCACTGGCCATCATCGCCGCCTATTGGAACAGCCTCTCCGGACCGTTCGTCTTCGATGACCTTCCGGCGATTGTGGACAACCCGACCATCCGGCATCTTGCCCGTCTGGGCGACGTGTTGCGGCCGCCCAATGACGGCTGCGCCGTCACCGGGCGGCCGCTTCTGAACCTCACTTTTGCGCTCAATTATGCCTGGGGTGGCACGGACCCGCGGGGATATCATATATCGAACCTCCTGATTCACCTGCTGGCGGGACTGACCTTGTTTGGCCTCGTTCGACGGACTTTGCTCAAGCCGGTGTTCCACGGTCGGTTCTCGGACTCGGCCACCCTTCTCGCTGCTACCACGGCCCTGCTTTGGGCGGTGCATCCGCTGCAGACCGAATCCGTGACCCTTGTCGTCCAGCGTTCGGAATCGCTCATGGGCCTGTGCTACCTGGCGGCGCTGTATTTTTTCTCCAGGGCCATGGATGCGACGGCTGCGCCAAAAGGCTGGCTGCTGCTGACGGTCGCATGCTGCGCCCTTGGCATGGCGTGCAAGGAAGTAATGGCTACCGCGCCTTTCATGGTGCTGCTCTACGATCGCACCTTTGTCGCCGGAACATTCCGCGAGGCACTTCAGCGGCGGCGGCCTTTTTATATCGGACTGTTCGCGGCGTGGCTACCGCTGTTCTGGCTGGTCGCCGGTGGAGGTGGAACGCGGGGCGCCGGAGCCGGGTTGGGGCTCGGTGTCAGTTGGTGGTCCTACGCGCTGAAGCAATGCGAGGCCGTCGTGCTATATTTGCGGCTGTCGTGCTGGCCCCACCCGCTGATCTTGGACTACGGCGTGGACGTCGTGAACACAATCCGGCCGGTCGCACCGCAGGCCCTGACGCTCCTGTTCCTGATCGCCGGCACGCTCGTGGCGCTTCGGCGTCGGCCCGCGCTCGGTTTTCTCGGTGCATGGTTTTTTGTCATCCTGATGCCGAGCTCCAGTATCGTGCCGCTGATCGGACAGACCGTCGCCGAACACCGGATGTATCTGCCGCTGGCCGCCGTGGTGGCGGCCGTCGTCCTCGGACTTTTCGGTTTGCTGGGAAAAGGCAGCTTTGGCGTTTTTGCCGTGCTCGTCCTGGCGTGCGGCGGATTGACCGTGCAGCGCAACGAGGATTACCGCGACGCCGTGACGCTGTGGCGCGACACCGCGCTAAAACAAAGGGATAACTACCGCGCACATTACAACCTCGCCGTCGAACTGGCGCGGATGCCGGGAGGGCACGCGGAAGCGATCAGCGAATACGAAAAGTCTCTCCAGCTGCAGCCCAGCTACGCGGAGGCCCACAATAATCTGGCCATCGAGCTGGCGCGTTTCCCCGGCCGGGAAGACGAGGCCTTGCGCCATTACCAAACCGCCCTGCAGCTCCGGCCGGATTTCGCTGACGCCCATTATAACCTGGCGATTGAACTCGGGAAGCGCCCGGACGGGGCGGCGGAAGCCATCACGCACTATGAAACCGCCTTGCGGCTCCGCCCTGGTTACGCTGAAGCGCACAATAATCTCGCGGTGGAGTTGGCCAAGATCCCGGGACGGTTGCCATTGGTAATCGAGCACTACAAGGCGGCGCTGCAAGCGCAGCCCGATTATCCCGAGGCGCACCATGGCCTGGCCAATGCGCTGGCGATGTCACCGGAACGCCTCCCGGAGGCGGTGGCACATTACGAAATGGCTCTGCGGCTTCGGCCCGATTACGTCGAAGCCCATTACTCCCTCGCGGCTGTGCTCGCGCAGCTGCCTGGACGGACTTCTGAAGCTATCGCACACTACGAGAGCGTGCTGCGGCTGAGGCCGGATCATTTTTATGCGCACTACAATCTGGCCAATGAGCTGGCCAAGCTCCCGCCGCGCCTGCCCGAGGCCATTGCTCATTATGAAACGGCCGTGCGATTGAAACCTGATTTTTTGGAAGCCCGTAACAACCTGGCGGGAGCATACTATCGCAGCGGCCGATTGGACGACGCCATCCAGCAACTCACGGTGGTGCTCCAGCTGAATCCCGGGAACAGGAATGCGCAGAGGAACCTGGAGATGATGCGGCGCCTGTTGCAGCAACCGTGA
- the fahA gene encoding fumarylacetoacetase: protein MPPLQTHDPARLSWIESANTPIADFPLQNLPYGVFVTAVDQTERLGVAIGDQVLDLRAAAKAGLLPAQTAAVCQQPNLNPLMALGAPAWAELRAGLSELLGASSCPAPLRAKVRGCLVPQTGATMRLPAQIGGYTDFYASIHHATNVGALFRPDQPLLPNYKWVPIGYHGRSSSIVVSGTPVRRPSGQAKSAESSAPIFGPSQSLDYELELGAFVGPGNRLGETIPLEEAAGHLFGVVLLNDWSARDIQSWEYQPLGPFLAKNFATTISPWVVTLEALAPFRVPAFTRPSGDPAPLSYLADAGDAAHGGLDLTLEAWLTTARMRAAGQPAHRLSSGNFREMYWTLAQLLGHHASNGCNLRPGDLLGSGTVSGPTRDSLGCLLELTRRGAEPLRLPGGEERGFLQDGDEVILRGFAERAGFRRIGLGECRGVVLPATA from the coding sequence ATGCCCCCCCTTCAGACCCATGATCCGGCACGCCTGAGCTGGATCGAATCGGCCAACACACCGATCGCAGACTTTCCCCTGCAAAACCTGCCTTACGGCGTATTCGTCACCGCCGTGGACCAGACGGAACGCCTGGGCGTCGCCATCGGGGATCAGGTCCTCGATCTTCGCGCTGCCGCAAAGGCCGGCCTGCTGCCTGCCCAGACGGCCGCCGTCTGCCAGCAGCCGAATCTCAATCCGTTGATGGCGCTTGGCGCCCCCGCCTGGGCTGAGCTCCGCGCGGGGTTGAGCGAGCTGCTCGGCGCGAGCTCCTGCCCTGCCCCGCTCCGCGCCAAGGTCCGCGGCTGCCTTGTGCCGCAAACCGGCGCGACCATGCGCCTTCCGGCGCAAATCGGCGGTTACACCGATTTCTACGCCTCCATCCATCATGCCACCAATGTCGGTGCGCTGTTCCGCCCCGACCAGCCGCTTCTGCCCAACTACAAATGGGTGCCCATCGGCTACCATGGCCGCAGCTCGTCCATCGTCGTCAGCGGCACCCCGGTGCGACGCCCGAGCGGCCAGGCCAAGTCTGCCGAATCCTCCGCCCCGATCTTCGGCCCGAGTCAGTCGCTCGATTACGAACTGGAGCTCGGCGCCTTCGTCGGCCCGGGCAACCGCTTGGGTGAAACGATCCCGCTCGAAGAGGCCGCCGGCCACCTCTTCGGGGTCGTGCTGTTGAACGACTGGTCGGCGCGCGACATCCAATCCTGGGAATATCAGCCCCTCGGCCCCTTTCTGGCGAAAAATTTCGCGACCACGATCTCTCCATGGGTCGTGACCCTGGAGGCCCTCGCCCCGTTTCGCGTTCCGGCCTTCACCCGTCCGTCCGGCGACCCCGCCCCGCTGTCCTACCTTGCCGACGCCGGTGATGCCGCGCACGGCGGGCTCGACCTCACTCTCGAGGCCTGGCTCACCACCGCCCGGATGCGCGCCGCCGGCCAACCGGCGCACCGCCTCAGCTCCGGCAATTTCCGGGAGATGTATTGGACCTTGGCGCAGCTGCTGGGTCACCATGCCAGCAATGGCTGCAACCTGCGGCCGGGCGACCTGCTCGGCAGTGGCACGGTCTCCGGCCCGACCCGGGACTCACTGGGCTGCCTGCTCGAACTCACGCGGCGCGGCGCCGAACCGCTTCGCCTGCCCGGCGGCGAGGAACGCGGCTTTCTCCAGGATGGTGACGAAGTCATTCTGCGCGGGTTTGCCGAGCGCGCCGGATTCCGGCGGATCGGCCTCGGCGAATGCCGCGGCGTGGTGCTGCCGGCGACGGCCTAG
- a CDS encoding bifunctional serine/threonine-protein kinase/formylglycine-generating enzyme family protein — MDGQPEKTVFVPRSSSAPKDLFQPGDVVGQYKVERVLGKGGMGVVYLAKHTALKKDFALKVLPTLLAQDQSFVSRFKKEGVMVGRLKHNHIVNVTDFGESEGKLYLVLEYVDGGSLEEWFEKNRKPGGGARAAEVQRLTIQILQGLAHAHEAGLVHRDLKPANVLLEKTGEAKISDFGLARVGDEAEYRRAGGTASPFAGDSVTTTGAMVGTIDFMSPEARNMQPSDARSDIWAVGVMTYYLLTGKKPHGFAEPPSRLVPGLDPKWDKFIKVCLAVDPAQRYQTAAAALAALRQIPQGSGGRSWLAPVGLAVVAAIGVAVWQWPRPVPAGATPAPAMKPEPFPVPPKVETKPMQPAAPIQRRFALTGLPVGAVVTYRDRNHTVGASGRMLLDLPPGPQMVRVTTPGYLDWEGEIGGTAGELEVVIPLQLVPPHPVRFTGLPAQAQVKIADQTVAADATGAALVELRPGHVTLTATAPKYETLELGMDILPGTETLALAMKRLPPAPEVVVKLPDGTALKFKWVPAGSFYLGSPADERGRQRNDLPRAKTEIPKGFYIAETETTQRQHRVLTGKNPSTSRALGDETRPVEQVAWRDLTGPGGAIEKLNEVLHRLELPYQADLPGEVEWEYACRAGTDGALSDGSNLTNERDDPALNALAVYARGGGSQDAPSPVAKRKANAWGLFDMQGNVAEWTYGIRGKREPVLRGGSWKVGAVHCRAASRVEVTPETRPTDAMGYRLLLRPLED, encoded by the coding sequence ATGGACGGCCAGCCCGAAAAGACGGTATTTGTCCCGCGCAGCAGCAGCGCGCCGAAGGACCTGTTCCAGCCCGGCGACGTGGTCGGGCAATACAAGGTGGAGCGGGTGCTCGGCAAGGGCGGCATGGGCGTGGTCTACCTGGCGAAGCACACGGCCCTGAAGAAGGACTTTGCCCTGAAAGTCCTGCCGACGTTGCTGGCCCAGGACCAGTCCTTCGTGTCCCGGTTCAAGAAGGAGGGTGTGATGGTGGGCCGGCTCAAGCACAACCACATCGTCAACGTCACCGACTTCGGCGAGAGCGAGGGCAAGCTCTACCTGGTGCTCGAATATGTGGACGGCGGTTCGCTGGAGGAGTGGTTCGAGAAAAATCGCAAACCCGGCGGGGGCGCCCGGGCCGCCGAGGTGCAGCGGTTGACCATCCAAATCCTGCAAGGTCTCGCTCACGCCCACGAGGCGGGGCTGGTGCACCGCGACCTGAAGCCGGCCAACGTGTTGTTGGAGAAAACCGGCGAGGCCAAGATCTCGGACTTCGGCCTCGCCCGGGTGGGCGACGAGGCGGAATACCGGCGGGCCGGCGGCACGGCGTCGCCGTTCGCCGGCGACAGCGTCACGACGACCGGGGCCATGGTCGGGACGATCGACTTCATGTCGCCCGAGGCGCGCAACATGCAGCCGTCGGATGCGCGTTCCGACATCTGGGCGGTCGGCGTCATGACCTATTACCTGCTGACCGGGAAAAAACCGCACGGCTTTGCCGAGCCGCCGTCCAGGCTCGTCCCGGGCCTCGACCCCAAGTGGGACAAGTTCATCAAGGTGTGCCTGGCGGTGGACCCGGCGCAACGCTACCAGACCGCGGCCGCGGCCCTGGCGGCGCTGCGTCAGATCCCGCAAGGGAGCGGCGGCAGGAGCTGGCTCGCACCGGTCGGATTGGCGGTCGTTGCGGCCATCGGCGTGGCAGTGTGGCAGTGGCCACGGCCCGTCCCGGCCGGGGCGACGCCGGCCCCCGCGATGAAACCCGAGCCTTTCCCCGTGCCGCCCAAGGTGGAAACCAAACCGATGCAACCGGCGGCGCCGATTCAGCGCCGGTTCGCCCTGACCGGCCTGCCGGTCGGCGCGGTTGTAACCTATCGAGATCGGAATCACACGGTCGGGGCCAGCGGCCGGATGCTGCTGGACTTGCCGCCGGGCCCGCAGATGGTGCGCGTAACGACACCCGGTTATCTGGATTGGGAGGGCGAGATCGGCGGCACGGCCGGCGAGCTGGAGGTGGTCATCCCGCTGCAACTTGTGCCCCCGCATCCCGTGCGGTTCACCGGGCTGCCGGCGCAGGCACAGGTGAAGATCGCCGACCAGACGGTGGCGGCGGACGCCACCGGCGCCGCGTTGGTGGAACTGCGACCGGGCCACGTGACGCTCACGGCCACCGCGCCGAAATACGAGACGCTCGAGTTGGGCATGGACATCCTGCCCGGCACCGAGACGCTCGCGCTCGCGATGAAGCGCCTGCCGCCGGCACCGGAGGTGGTGGTGAAGCTGCCCGACGGCACGGCGTTGAAATTCAAGTGGGTGCCCGCGGGCAGTTTTTACCTCGGTTCGCCGGCGGACGAGCGCGGCCGCCAGCGCAACGACCTGCCGCGCGCCAAGACGGAGATACCGAAGGGCTTTTATATCGCCGAGACGGAGACCACCCAGCGCCAGCACCGCGTGCTTACCGGGAAGAACCCGAGCACCAGCCGCGCGCTGGGTGACGAAACGCGGCCGGTGGAGCAGGTGGCCTGGCGCGATCTCACCGGCCCCGGTGGCGCGATCGAGAAACTCAACGAGGTGCTGCACCGGCTCGAGCTGCCCTACCAAGCCGACCTGCCCGGCGAGGTCGAGTGGGAATACGCCTGCCGCGCCGGCACCGACGGGGCGCTGAGCGACGGCAGCAACCTCACCAACGAGCGCGACGACCCCGCGTTGAACGCGCTCGCGGTCTACGCGCGCGGCGGCGGGTCGCAGGACGCCCCTTCCCCCGTGGCCAAGCGCAAGGCCAACGCGTGGGGCCTCTTTGACATGCAAGGTAACGTCGCGGAATGGACCTACGGCATCCGCGGCAAACGCGAGCCCGTGCTGCGCGGCGGCAGCTGGAAGGTCGGCGCCGTGCACTGCCGCGCGGCGTCGCGCGTCGAGGTCACGCCCGAGACGCGGCCGACGGACGCGATGGGCTACCGGCTGCTGCTGCGGCCGCTCGAGGACTAG
- a CDS encoding PD40 domain-containing protein yields MTRLLRRLASFLVLALATAIADAAVTLKINVSPAGATVVATETGQRLPAPAAIELKRRDNNYTFTIEKPGFQTETVSWNTREKVREIFVTLSPLTAEKEISIKSGPDGASVAIDGKPAGTTPLVKTATFTRDTKTAPWKPLAITVTKPDYQSESFSLGYDNPSAALMLGQLRKERVFSVEVKAPDGSAIAAGLTLEGKELGAAPQKVSVVFSRADKTRPWPTFALTAEIPTIYQPAAVTLTHDYKDIFALTLKPVTELSVGLYVPTVEMTATGARMVVNQAVRLATLDTGERATEIAGLSRLTRFVRRDQNPKAPLQGLNSYAITPDGESAILSVTSQDDAGKFYSALFLKRIEDDGGGTARLIDNNKRYFDCFPIIAPDGSGILVFQSNRGDLSKPDVFRINFADNRVAGGVSRITNDQRFNYGPTYTDSNREVVYLSLEPNYPLAKPQLSNVKLDGALPTQFQINAEEVSHREHSKVYFTRVDESTGKRQIYSVEPDGRLETNLISDDSFLAANCFNPVASFASPVRILFVSDRDKDDQGRANNNIYVMNADGSQVQQLTANGSDDILPAWSPTDPAVVYFLSNRGGAYNLWRLRLK; encoded by the coding sequence ATGACGCGCCTGCTTCGCCGCCTTGCCTCGTTTCTGGTGCTGGCCCTCGCCACGGCCATCGCCGATGCGGCCGTCACCCTCAAAATCAACGTCAGCCCCGCGGGCGCCACCGTCGTCGCCACCGAGACCGGCCAGCGGCTCCCCGCCCCCGCCGCCATCGAGCTCAAGCGCCGCGACAACAATTATACCTTCACCATTGAGAAGCCCGGCTTCCAGACCGAGACCGTCTCGTGGAACACCAGGGAGAAGGTCCGTGAGATTTTCGTCACCCTCTCGCCGCTCACCGCCGAGAAGGAAATCTCCATCAAGTCCGGTCCCGACGGCGCCAGCGTCGCCATCGACGGCAAGCCGGCCGGCACGACGCCCCTGGTCAAGACCGCCACCTTTACGCGCGACACCAAGACGGCCCCGTGGAAGCCGCTCGCGATCACCGTCACCAAGCCCGACTACCAGAGCGAATCCTTCAGCCTCGGCTACGACAATCCCTCCGCCGCACTGATGCTCGGCCAGCTGCGCAAGGAGCGCGTCTTCAGCGTCGAGGTCAAGGCCCCCGACGGTTCCGCCATTGCGGCCGGCCTCACGCTCGAGGGCAAGGAACTCGGCGCCGCGCCGCAGAAGGTCTCCGTGGTTTTCAGTCGCGCCGACAAGACCAGGCCCTGGCCGACCTTCGCCCTGACCGCCGAGATCCCGACCATCTACCAGCCGGCGGCCGTCACGCTGACCCACGACTACAAGGACATCTTCGCCCTCACCCTCAAGCCCGTCACCGAACTCTCCGTCGGCCTCTACGTGCCCACGGTCGAGATGACCGCCACCGGCGCGCGCATGGTCGTCAACCAGGCCGTCCGCCTCGCCACGCTCGACACCGGCGAGCGCGCCACCGAGATCGCCGGCCTCTCCCGCCTCACCCGCTTCGTCCGCCGCGACCAGAACCCCAAGGCCCCGCTGCAGGGCCTCAACTCCTACGCCATCACGCCCGACGGCGAGTCGGCCATCCTCTCCGTCACCTCGCAGGACGACGCCGGCAAGTTCTACTCGGCCCTCTTCCTCAAGCGCATCGAGGACGACGGCGGCGGCACCGCCCGGCTCATCGACAACAACAAGCGCTACTTCGACTGCTTCCCCATCATCGCCCCCGACGGCAGCGGCATCCTCGTGTTCCAGTCCAACCGTGGCGACCTCAGCAAGCCCGACGTCTTCCGCATCAACTTCGCCGACAACCGCGTGGCCGGCGGCGTCTCCCGCATCACCAACGACCAGCGCTTCAACTACGGCCCGACCTACACCGACAGCAACCGCGAGGTCGTCTACCTCTCCCTCGAGCCCAACTATCCGCTCGCCAAGCCCCAGCTCAGCAACGTCAAGCTGGACGGTGCCCTGCCCACCCAGTTCCAGATCAACGCCGAGGAGGTCAGCCATCGCGAACACTCCAAGGTCTACTTCACCCGCGTCGACGAGTCCACCGGCAAGCGCCAGATCTACTCCGTCGAGCCCGACGGCCGCCTCGAGACCAACCTCATTTCCGACGACTCCTTCCTCGCCGCGAACTGCTTCAACCCCGTCGCCAGCTTCGCCAGTCCCGTCCGCATCCTTTTCGTCTCCGACCGCGACAAGGACGACCAGGGCCGGGCCAACAACAACATCTACGTGATGAACGCCGACGGCTCGCAGGTGCAGCAGCTCACCGCCAACGGTTCCGACGACATCCTGCCCGCCTGGTCGCCCACCGACCCGGCCGTCGTCTATTTCCTCTCCAACCGCGGTGGCGCCTACAACCTCTGGCGGCTGCGGTTGAAGTAA
- a CDS encoding FHA domain-containing protein, translated as MDAPLPQAWLEFADGRMHWLDKNACTIGRIASNTLALDQPGLSRSHAMIQPTPGGGWLLTDLRSTNGTYHNGLRLEQGVALHDGDKIELGDTTLTFRCRQTADHTTEAGATSVQIHSGDCWLLMLDLIGHTAHTHAVGAEQASADFKRWLEFVRPGLVRSGGTINAYLGDALFAYWRQDRHPAEKVAAAVQELVALQTTSHRPFRIILHHGRIRISGGLQGESLAGTDVIFLFRMEKSTKPLGATCVLSETAAKTLALTATARPLGAHPVPSFPGDHAFYALGG; from the coding sequence ATGGACGCCCCCCTTCCCCAAGCCTGGCTTGAGTTCGCCGACGGCCGGATGCACTGGCTCGACAAGAACGCCTGCACCATCGGCCGCATCGCCTCGAACACGCTCGCGCTGGACCAGCCCGGCCTGTCGCGCAGCCATGCCATGATCCAGCCCACGCCCGGCGGCGGCTGGTTGCTGACCGATCTCCGCAGCACCAACGGCACCTACCACAACGGCCTCCGCCTCGAGCAGGGCGTCGCGCTCCACGACGGCGACAAGATCGAGTTGGGCGACACCACCCTGACCTTCCGCTGCCGGCAGACCGCCGACCATACCACCGAGGCCGGTGCCACCTCGGTGCAGATCCACTCCGGCGATTGCTGGCTGCTCATGCTCGACCTGATCGGTCACACGGCGCACACGCACGCCGTCGGCGCCGAGCAGGCCTCGGCCGATTTCAAGCGCTGGCTCGAGTTCGTCCGCCCCGGCCTCGTCCGCTCCGGCGGCACCATCAACGCCTACCTCGGCGACGCGCTCTTCGCTTACTGGCGCCAGGACCGGCACCCCGCCGAGAAGGTCGCCGCCGCCGTGCAGGAGCTCGTCGCGCTGCAGACGACCAGCCACCGGCCTTTCCGCATCATCCTGCACCACGGCCGTATCCGGATCAGCGGCGGCCTGCAGGGCGAATCGCTTGCCGGCACCGACGTCATCTTCCTTTTCCGGATGGAGAAATCCACCAAGCCGCTCGGCGCCACCTGCGTGCTGAGCGAGACGGCCGCCAAGACCCTGGCCCTCACCGCCACCGCGCGGCCGCTGGGCGCGCATCCCGTCCCGAGCTTCCCGGGCGACCACGCCTTCTACGCGCTGGGCGGATGA